The Dermacentor albipictus isolate Rhodes 1998 colony chromosome 2, USDA_Dalb.pri_finalv2, whole genome shotgun sequence genome has a segment encoding these proteins:
- the LOC139046752 gene encoding uncharacterized protein → MRPFGTNRALPPDNDIHSLAGGLYQQQSCLEPPNGHSSLELVECNLEEEHIEALDLTVQKGFDTVSLTPGAVRDLCGVSDNVFSLLLSLLPHTRDKGTDVSLPNKLLIFLFKMKHGVPFSAIAVIFGIHETTAARTFHAVLGTLAGATRKWIYKPHMQVIRDTRPECFKVNYPDCTLIVDCTEVRTETPSEVRQQHFLYSTYKSGFTLKFLVAIAPSGLIVFKSKSYGGRCSDTQIVLESGFLEIIGQHDVILADKGFPGILAGVAGKSAVLIMPPFSTGNQPFSPAELQETYNVAQVRVHVERAIQRIKTHGTLEHRIPVSLIPAMSEIFHMCCILANLQSPIIQSNTK, encoded by the exons ATGCGACCCTTCGGCACCAACAGAGCGTTACCACCG GACAATGACATTCACAGTTTGGCTGGAGGCTTGTATCAGCAGCAGTCATGCCTTGAACCGCCAAATGGACACAGTAGCCTGGAGCTG GTTGAATGCAATCTTGAAGAGGAGCACATTGAGGCATTAGACCTTACAGTGCAAAAG GGATTCGACACAGTTTCCTTAACACCCGGTGCAGTGAGAGATCTCTGTGGCGTTTCAGACAATGTTTTCTCGCTCCTGTTAAGTCTCCTGCCTCACACGAGAGATAAGGGTACTGATGTCAGCCTTCCGAACAAACTTTTAATATTTCTATTCAAAATGAAGCACGGAGTGCCTTTTAGTGCAATTGCAGTAATTTTTGGCATTCATGAAACAACAGCAGCACGAACGTTTCATGCAGTTCTGGGCACGCTTGCGGGTGCTACAAGAAAGTGGATATATAAGCCACATATGCAAGTGATACGGGATACACGTCCAGAGTGTTTTAAGGTCAACTATCCTGACTGCACACTCATTGTCGATTGCACTGAAGTGCGCACAGAAACACCATCAGAGGTGAGGCAACAACATTTCCTCTACTCCACGTACAAAAGTGGCTTTACATTGAAATTTTTAGTTGCGATTGCCCCCTCTGGCCTCATTGTATTCAAGTCCAAATCCTATGGTGGGCGTTGCTCAGACACACAAATCGTGCTGGAATCAGGATTCCTTGAAATAATTGGTCAGCATGATGTTATTCTTGCTGATAAGGGTTTTCCTGGAATACTAGCAGGTGTAGCAGGTAAAAGTGCCGTACTGATTATGCCACCATTCTCAACTGGCAACCAGCCTTTCTCACCTGCAGAACTGCAAGAAACATACAATGTTGCTCAAGTGCGCGTGCATGTAGAGAGAGCGATACAGCGCATAAAAACTCATGGAACTTTGGAGCACCGTATTCCTGTCAGTTTGATTCCTGCCATGAGTGAAATTTTTCATATGTGCTGCATTTTGGCAAATCTGCAAAGCCCAATAATTCAAAGCAACACAAAGTAA